A single genomic interval of Zingiber officinale cultivar Zhangliang chromosome 4A, Zo_v1.1, whole genome shotgun sequence harbors:
- the LOC121973431 gene encoding nucleosome assembly protein 1;2-like isoform X2, producing MTDIPNASSDLHAALNAEEDSAGVVDALKDKLQIDAEKDEVELETLSPIVRKRVEVLREIQSRHDALEAKFFEERTALEDKYQKLYGALYSKRYEIVNGIAEVEGITNESATNSSEEKGVPGFWLNAMNQNELLVDEIQVRDELALKYLKDIKWSRIVKPKGFKLEFFFETNRFFKNTVLTKTYHMVDEVDPILKKAIGTEIEWFPGRCLTQKTYLKKPKKGSKNTKPITITMKCDSFFNFFKPPEVPNDGADLDGDTAEELKDLMEADYEIGSTIKDKLIPRAVRWFTGEAVECELQLQDNKEAFYIIPSP from the exons ATGACGGACATCCCGAACGCCTCGTCCGACCTCCACGCCG CTTTGAATGCGGAGGAGGATAGTGCTGGTGTTGTCGATGCTTTAAAG GACAAGCTCCAGATCGACGCAGAGAAGGATGAGGTTGAATTGGAAACGCTAAGCCCAATAGTTAGGAAGCGAGTTGAAGTGTTGCGGGAGATCCAG AGCCGACATGATGCACTAGAGGCAAAGTTTTTCGAGGAAAGGACCGCACTTGAGGATAAATACCAGAAGCTTTATGGGGCACTGTATTCCAAG AGGTATGAGATTGTAAATggtattgctgaagttgaaggtATTACAAATGAATCTGCAACCAACTCTAGCGAAG AAAAGGGTGTGCCAGGATTTTGGCTGAATGCTATGAATCAAAATGAATTGCTAGTAGATGAG ATTCAAGTACGTGATGAGCTAGCTCTTAAATATTTGAAAGACATAAAGTGGTCCAGAATTGTTAAACCCAAgggttttaaacttgaatttttctTTGAAACTAACCGTTTTTTCAAGAATACTGTGCTGACAAAAACATATCACATGGTCGATGAAGTTGATCCAATCTTGAAGAAAGCAATTGG GACTGAGATTGAATGGTTTCCAGGGAGGTGCTTAACTCAAAAGACTTATTTGAAGAAGCCAAAGAAGGGCTCAAAGAATACCAAGCCTATAACCATAACTATGAAATGTGACagcttctttaatttttttaaaccacCAGAAGTACCTAATGATGGTGCAGATTTGGATGGAGACACT GCTGAGGAGTTGAAGGATCTGATGGAAGCTGATTATGAAATTGG CTCAACAATTAAAGACAAGTTGATTCCTCGTGCTGTTAGATGGTTCACGGGGGAGGCTGTTGAATGTGAGTTACAACTACAGGACAACAAGGAAGCCTTTTATATCATACCTAGTCCCTGA
- the LOC121973431 gene encoding nucleosome assembly protein 1;2-like isoform X1: MTDIPNASSDLHAALNAEEDSAGVVDALKDKLQIDAEKDEVELETLSPIVRKRVEVLREIQSRHDALEAKFFEERTALEDKYQKLYGALYSKRYEIVNGIAEVEGITNESATNSSEEKGVPGFWLNAMNQNELLVDEIQVRDELALKYLKDIKWSRIVKPKGFKLEFFFETNRFFKNTVLTKTYHMVDEVDPILKKAIGTEIEWFPGRCLTQKTYLKKPKKGSKNTKPITITMKCDSFFNFFKPPEVPNDGADLDGDTQAEELKDLMEADYEIGSTIKDKLIPRAVRWFTGEAVECELQLQDNKEAFYIIPSP, from the exons ATGACGGACATCCCGAACGCCTCGTCCGACCTCCACGCCG CTTTGAATGCGGAGGAGGATAGTGCTGGTGTTGTCGATGCTTTAAAG GACAAGCTCCAGATCGACGCAGAGAAGGATGAGGTTGAATTGGAAACGCTAAGCCCAATAGTTAGGAAGCGAGTTGAAGTGTTGCGGGAGATCCAG AGCCGACATGATGCACTAGAGGCAAAGTTTTTCGAGGAAAGGACCGCACTTGAGGATAAATACCAGAAGCTTTATGGGGCACTGTATTCCAAG AGGTATGAGATTGTAAATggtattgctgaagttgaaggtATTACAAATGAATCTGCAACCAACTCTAGCGAAG AAAAGGGTGTGCCAGGATTTTGGCTGAATGCTATGAATCAAAATGAATTGCTAGTAGATGAG ATTCAAGTACGTGATGAGCTAGCTCTTAAATATTTGAAAGACATAAAGTGGTCCAGAATTGTTAAACCCAAgggttttaaacttgaatttttctTTGAAACTAACCGTTTTTTCAAGAATACTGTGCTGACAAAAACATATCACATGGTCGATGAAGTTGATCCAATCTTGAAGAAAGCAATTGG GACTGAGATTGAATGGTTTCCAGGGAGGTGCTTAACTCAAAAGACTTATTTGAAGAAGCCAAAGAAGGGCTCAAAGAATACCAAGCCTATAACCATAACTATGAAATGTGACagcttctttaatttttttaaaccacCAGAAGTACCTAATGATGGTGCAGATTTGGATGGAGACACT CAGGCTGAGGAGTTGAAGGATCTGATGGAAGCTGATTATGAAATTGG CTCAACAATTAAAGACAAGTTGATTCCTCGTGCTGTTAGATGGTTCACGGGGGAGGCTGTTGAATGTGAGTTACAACTACAGGACAACAAGGAAGCCTTTTATATCATACCTAGTCCCTGA